One part of the Marinobacter sp. M3C genome encodes these proteins:
- a CDS encoding VIT family protein: MSHIENHRSHRVGWLRAAVLGANDGIVSTASLIIGVAAANSAHEGILLAGLAGLVAGAMSMAAGEYVSVSSQSDTEKADLAIEKKSLEQHFESETEELALIYERRGLESALAKQVAEQLMAYDALGAHARDEIGISESARAQPVQAAFSSASTFTVGAALPLAAAWLVPGSQLISVVAASSLVFLALLGGMAARAGGASIAIGAIRVTFWGALAMALTAGVGRIFGVVA, from the coding sequence ATGAGCCATATTGAAAACCATCGATCACATCGCGTAGGTTGGCTACGCGCTGCAGTCCTGGGTGCGAACGACGGAATAGTGTCTACAGCGAGCCTTATTATTGGTGTTGCTGCGGCCAACAGCGCTCATGAAGGTATTCTGTTAGCAGGACTTGCCGGCCTAGTCGCAGGCGCTATGTCTATGGCTGCGGGTGAGTACGTGTCCGTCAGCTCTCAGTCTGACACTGAAAAAGCCGATCTGGCCATTGAGAAAAAATCGTTGGAACAACACTTTGAATCTGAAACAGAGGAGCTCGCTTTAATATACGAACGCAGAGGGCTTGAGTCGGCTCTGGCGAAGCAAGTTGCTGAGCAGCTGATGGCTTACGATGCACTGGGTGCGCATGCCAGGGATGAGATCGGTATCTCGGAAAGCGCCCGCGCCCAACCTGTTCAGGCGGCGTTCTCGTCCGCAAGCACTTTTACCGTGGGTGCCGCACTTCCGTTAGCGGCGGCGTGGCTTGTGCCAGGTAGCCAACTTATTTCTGTTGTTGCAGCGTCTTCTTTGGTTTTCCTCGCTCTTCTAGGCGGAATGGCTGCGCGTGCGGGTGGGGCGTCAATTGCTATCGGCGCAATCAGGGTCACATTTTGGGGTGCACTGGCAATGGCGCTTACAGCTGGCGTAGGTCGAATATTTGGTGTGGTTGCATGA
- a CDS encoding GtrA family protein produces MSKFLPLQLQGFMAAGGLATLFHWVVMAALIGAGLEPTLATASGSVSGAVLNYGLQRRLAFRNAGPHRVTLWRYIGSCFVAWLSNLVFFFLLHNVLTLSVPLSQVVATALVAALNYIVYQRLVFHEQTR; encoded by the coding sequence ATGAGCAAATTCTTACCGCTTCAATTGCAAGGATTTATGGCCGCCGGCGGCCTGGCCACGCTGTTCCACTGGGTTGTGATGGCAGCGCTAATCGGCGCAGGCCTTGAGCCAACACTGGCAACCGCAAGCGGAAGCGTGTCTGGCGCCGTGCTCAACTATGGCCTTCAACGCCGCCTGGCATTTCGCAATGCCGGTCCCCATAGGGTAACGCTCTGGCGCTATATCGGCTCTTGCTTTGTTGCCTGGCTGTCCAATCTCGTCTTTTTCTTCCTGCTCCATAACGTTCTGACACTTTCCGTACCGCTGTCACAAGTCGTGGCAACAGCTCTTGTTGCTGCACTGAATTACATCGTCTACCAAAGGCTGGTTTTCCATGAACAAACGCGTTGA
- a CDS encoding glycosyltransferase family 2 protein has product MNKRVEFPVLPFDVSRDKQLLSLVVPLFNERPMLPIFFDRVLTVLATLDLHWEVVLVDDGSDDGSAQYIRSVIDRTPGVRLIKLSRNFGKEAAMTAGLEHARGDAVIVLDADLQDPPEQIPAMVECWQSGVDVVLMQRRSRAGETAFKRWSAHFFYRLLNRTSRTNIPVDTGDFRLMSRKAVSALLALTERNRYMKGLFAWIGMPTQVIQYDREPRVAGETKWDYPGLVGLALEGLTSFSISPLRWATVIGLIAASLGAIFGVWIVVKAIMLGDATSGYPSLVAIISFLGGMQLMSVGIVGEYVGKTYMESKQRPIYLTEEVIESRDSMRQQASQKMTERRHVKAV; this is encoded by the coding sequence ATGAACAAACGCGTTGAATTCCCTGTTTTACCATTTGATGTTTCGCGTGATAAGCAGCTGCTATCGCTGGTGGTACCACTCTTCAACGAACGCCCGATGCTGCCGATCTTCTTTGACCGGGTTTTAACAGTGCTTGCCACACTGGACCTGCACTGGGAAGTTGTGCTGGTTGATGATGGCAGTGACGATGGCAGTGCCCAGTACATCCGCAGTGTTATCGACCGAACGCCGGGCGTACGTTTGATCAAACTGAGCCGCAATTTTGGTAAAGAAGCTGCGATGACGGCGGGGCTGGAGCACGCCCGGGGCGATGCAGTGATCGTGTTGGACGCTGATCTGCAAGATCCACCCGAGCAGATCCCGGCTATGGTCGAGTGCTGGCAGTCCGGGGTTGATGTGGTTCTTATGCAGCGTCGTTCGCGGGCGGGCGAAACTGCGTTCAAACGCTGGAGCGCGCACTTCTTTTATCGGCTACTGAACCGGACCAGTCGGACCAATATTCCGGTGGATACCGGCGATTTCCGGTTGATGAGCCGCAAAGCCGTTAGCGCTCTGTTGGCGCTGACGGAGCGCAATCGTTATATGAAAGGGTTGTTTGCCTGGATTGGCATGCCCACTCAGGTCATCCAGTACGACCGTGAACCGCGAGTGGCCGGGGAGACGAAGTGGGATTACCCCGGGCTAGTAGGCTTGGCTCTTGAAGGGCTGACCTCGTTTTCTATTTCACCCTTGCGCTGGGCAACCGTGATCGGGCTCATTGCCGCCAGTTTGGGTGCGATATTCGGGGTGTGGATTGTGGTAAAAGCCATCATGCTGGGCGATGCGACCAGCGGTTATCCCTCGCTTGTGGCCATTATCAGCTTTTTGGGTGGCATGCAGCTGATGAGTGTCGGCATCGTGGGTGAATACGTTGGCAAGACTTATATGGAATCGAAGCAGCGGCCGATTTATCTGACCGAGGAAGTCATTGAAAGCCGAGATAGTATGCGCCAGCAGGCTAGCCAAAAAATGACGGAGAGGCGACATGTCAAAGCGGTTTAA
- a CDS encoding glycosyltransferase family 39 protein has product MSKRFNVWLLILAAIMVSRFIGMALFPFADTTEPRYAEIARLMAETGDWITPWFEPGVPFWGKPPLSFWAQAAAIKVFGVSEFSLRFPSWLATLAMVCLVWRLARQLWSVQVAQWSSLVFATMALTYISAGAVMTDAFLALGTTLTLVSFCLVMMGESGRWRWLFFVGLVIGLLSKGPLAVVLIGIPIVLWLLLSWREAANNLRRLPWFRGTLMTAVLVCPWYILAELKTPGFLDYFIIGEHIRRFLDPGWAGDLYGSAHNQPKGMIWMFWLWASFPWGIVALLSLALAWFRGKRHGIVSRTLSNPGVSFLLVSALAPMLFFTLAGNTLWTYILPSLPFTAILIGRWVSECKPFWLSSVRGGLVALVPVLLTVFVGAAVLGWTPLKTEKKLVSYYQEIKEANDSPLIYLNDLPFSARFYSGGTALEVTENGLDNLPGTREFQNFYIAVPRKWSSDKVADLLPSARKVMENFRYQLLVVEGLPSDQQPVSDTNGVRSNDI; this is encoded by the coding sequence ATGTCAAAGCGGTTTAACGTCTGGCTGCTGATACTGGCTGCAATAATGGTCAGTCGTTTCATTGGCATGGCGCTGTTTCCCTTTGCTGATACCACCGAACCCCGGTACGCGGAAATTGCCCGCCTGATGGCTGAAACCGGTGACTGGATTACACCCTGGTTTGAGCCCGGCGTTCCTTTTTGGGGTAAGCCGCCTTTGTCATTCTGGGCCCAGGCGGCGGCCATCAAGGTGTTTGGTGTGTCAGAGTTTTCGCTGCGTTTCCCTTCCTGGCTGGCAACGCTTGCCATGGTCTGTCTGGTCTGGCGACTGGCGCGGCAACTTTGGAGTGTTCAGGTGGCTCAATGGAGTAGCCTGGTCTTTGCCACCATGGCCCTGACTTACATCAGCGCCGGCGCGGTGATGACAGACGCCTTTCTAGCCCTGGGTACAACCCTCACATTAGTCAGTTTCTGTTTGGTGATGATGGGGGAGAGCGGTCGGTGGCGTTGGCTTTTCTTTGTTGGCTTGGTGATCGGGCTGCTGTCCAAGGGGCCTTTGGCCGTGGTGCTGATCGGAATTCCCATCGTGCTGTGGTTACTGCTCTCTTGGCGCGAAGCCGCCAACAATCTGAGGCGGCTGCCCTGGTTCCGAGGAACACTGATGACGGCCGTGCTGGTCTGCCCGTGGTATATACTGGCTGAGTTGAAGACGCCCGGATTTCTGGATTACTTTATCATTGGGGAACATATCCGCCGGTTTCTGGATCCGGGGTGGGCGGGTGACCTTTACGGCAGCGCCCATAATCAGCCAAAAGGCATGATCTGGATGTTCTGGTTGTGGGCTTCGTTCCCCTGGGGCATAGTCGCGTTGCTGAGTTTGGCCCTGGCGTGGTTCAGGGGTAAAAGACACGGCATCGTAAGCAGGACACTGTCGAACCCGGGCGTTAGCTTTTTGCTGGTAAGCGCACTGGCACCGATGCTGTTTTTCACGCTCGCAGGTAATACGCTCTGGACTTACATCCTGCCTTCGTTGCCATTTACCGCCATTTTGATCGGCCGCTGGGTGTCAGAATGTAAACCTTTCTGGTTATCTTCAGTGCGTGGTGGCTTGGTGGCGCTTGTGCCTGTATTACTGACCGTATTTGTGGGTGCTGCGGTCTTGGGCTGGACGCCGCTCAAAACAGAAAAGAAACTGGTAAGCTATTATCAGGAAATCAAGGAAGCCAATGACAGCCCGCTGATCTATCTGAATGACCTGCCATTTTCAGCCAGATTTTACTCAGGTGGAACGGCTCTGGAAGTTACAGAAAACGGTTTGGATAACTTGCCCGGCACACGTGAATTTCAAAACTTTTATATTGCGGTGCCCCGAAAATGGTCAAGCGACAAAGTGGCTGATTTATTACCGTCCGCTCGAAAGGTTATGGAAAATTTTCGCTATCAACTGTTGGTCGTTGAGGGATTGCCCAGTGATCAACAACCGGTGTCTGACACCAACGGAGTTCGCTCGAATGACATCTAG
- a CDS encoding response regulator transcription factor: protein MTSSQVSPKPPLQSPLRLLVVEDQVDLAENLFEFLGEDRYRLDFAADGLTALHLLATQSYDVIVLDLMLPGVNGYDICRRIRQDLQCQTPVILMTALSAMADKEKGFDCGADDYLVKPFELRELQLRIEALHRRHSPQRPVLTAGDIRFDPGTLEVELRGSKTTLSGTPARLFELLVRAYPSFLSHEALTDSVWGARHGETEGNSLRTHIYTLRKSLQSGLGHGLVKTIHGRGYSLEVPVTGNPETP, encoded by the coding sequence ATGACATCTAGTCAGGTCTCTCCCAAACCCCCTCTCCAATCCCCTCTCAGACTATTGGTTGTGGAAGATCAGGTGGATCTTGCAGAAAACCTGTTCGAGTTTCTGGGTGAAGACCGCTACAGACTGGACTTTGCCGCGGACGGTTTGACGGCATTGCATCTGCTGGCAACGCAAAGCTATGACGTTATCGTACTCGACCTGATGCTACCCGGCGTCAATGGTTATGATATTTGCCGGCGTATTCGTCAAGACCTGCAATGCCAGACCCCCGTTATTCTGATGACGGCACTGAGCGCCATGGCCGACAAGGAAAAAGGATTTGACTGCGGTGCCGACGATTACCTGGTTAAACCGTTTGAGTTGCGCGAATTACAGCTAAGAATTGAAGCTCTGCATCGACGCCATTCGCCGCAAAGGCCGGTATTAACGGCCGGTGATATAAGGTTTGATCCAGGTACGCTGGAAGTGGAATTGCGTGGATCAAAAACAACTTTATCGGGCACTCCAGCCCGCCTGTTTGAATTGTTGGTGCGGGCGTATCCGAGCTTTCTTAGCCACGAGGCGCTAACAGATTCCGTATGGGGAGCGCGCCATGGCGAAACCGAGGGCAACAGTCTTCGCACTCATATTTATACGCTTCGAAAATCCTTGCAGTCAGGCTTGGGCCATGGGCTGGTAAAAACAATTCATGGGCGGGGGTACAGCCTGGAAGTGCCAGTAACAGGGAATCCTGAGACGCCATGA
- a CDS encoding HAMP domain-containing sensor histidine kinase, whose translation MKSSLTARLVRTLFFLIAATTATSMFIVEVFVNDVEDTILRLELKAEAEYFTEQLQQGRFQNLKTAQLEAVFLPEGEADAVMPEYFQSLSLPFSREIEVGQTTLLIYGEQLEAPDGKLFLAKDITIMESRENLVLLVLMGVAGLMLLIGFFVARTGAQYLIRPFRKLTHQVLNTVPGSLMEQIATDYRDQEFCDIAEAFNRFLFALEHHIEREKSFVKLASHELRTPLAVMSGALNVLEQRQSLSAADQKTLARIRRAMQTMRDDTEVLLELARSEAPEGNARTIVLQEIVQNTIDDLEHGNSAYSGRITVCNDSHRTRIKTQPALVRMLLRNLLQNALRHTHAGVEVRMIKNKISVRDFGPGLPSKITEHLSAIGAPRAIISTAGEFSNTTFGLLIVRLVCERLGWNLEIAQSDNKGTEFLIHFQNSA comes from the coding sequence ATGAAGTCGTCTTTGACCGCACGCCTGGTGCGAACGCTGTTTTTTCTGATTGCCGCCACCACAGCAACGTCGATGTTTATTGTCGAAGTGTTTGTTAACGACGTTGAGGACACCATTCTGCGTTTGGAGTTAAAGGCTGAAGCCGAGTATTTCACGGAGCAACTTCAGCAAGGGCGTTTTCAGAACCTCAAAACGGCGCAGCTTGAGGCCGTTTTTCTGCCAGAAGGCGAAGCAGACGCAGTGATGCCAGAATATTTCCAGAGCCTTTCCTTGCCATTTTCCCGGGAAATTGAAGTAGGGCAGACAACACTGCTGATTTACGGCGAGCAGTTGGAAGCGCCTGATGGCAAGCTCTTTCTGGCCAAAGATATCACCATCATGGAGAGTCGCGAGAATTTGGTTCTGCTCGTCCTGATGGGTGTGGCGGGTTTAATGCTCCTTATTGGCTTTTTCGTTGCCCGCACAGGAGCGCAGTATCTGATACGTCCTTTCAGAAAGCTGACCCACCAAGTACTGAACACAGTGCCCGGGTCTTTGATGGAGCAAATCGCCACGGACTATCGTGATCAGGAATTTTGCGATATCGCCGAGGCGTTTAACCGGTTTCTATTCGCGCTTGAACACCACATCGAGCGGGAAAAATCGTTTGTGAAGTTGGCCAGCCATGAACTTCGTACGCCTCTGGCGGTGATGAGTGGCGCCTTGAATGTACTGGAACAACGCCAAAGCTTGTCGGCGGCGGATCAGAAGACCCTCGCCCGCATCCGTCGAGCAATGCAGACCATGCGCGACGACACCGAAGTCCTGCTTGAGCTTGCCCGCAGTGAGGCGCCCGAAGGCAATGCCAGAACCATTGTGCTGCAGGAGATCGTTCAAAACACCATTGATGATCTGGAGCATGGGAATTCGGCCTACTCCGGGCGAATCACTGTCTGCAACGATAGCCACAGGACGAGAATCAAAACCCAGCCCGCGCTGGTGCGAATGTTACTGCGCAACCTGTTGCAGAATGCGCTAAGGCACACTCATGCCGGAGTGGAGGTTCGCATGATCAAAAACAAAATCTCGGTGCGAGACTTCGGCCCCGGGCTTCCTAGTAAAATAACGGAGCACTTGAGCGCTATCGGAGCGCCCCGTGCCATTATCTCCACGGCTGGCGAGTTCAGTAACACCACATTTGGGTTGCTGATCGTACGGTTGGTTTGTGAACGACTGGGCTGGAATCTGGAGATCGCACAGTCAGACAACAAGGGAACGGAGTTCCTGATACACTTTCAAAATAGTGCTTGA
- a CDS encoding LTA synthase family protein, translating to MPDRAYRCFSWAGAYAPILMLIFAILLIGGLSRALLVAWQFDRVMETSVWPSIFFHGLRVDLIMAGMAAAPLVLLLPILGHRFSWTAWKRVTALWALVVVFGFLFMELSTPTFITEYDTRPNRLFIEYLNYPKEVLSMLWEGYLPTVATGVFFCVSLTAVFAWLMRPWLREAKPGRYGRAILVWPIVVLAVFMSIRSTTGHRPANPAMFALTSDALVNSLIINSTWSVAFAIYNLKHEVDASARYGDMEMADILAEVKSAPWLSGSNFTSSQFPTLHHQTPVQQRPRPLNLVIVLEESLGATFVESLGGTPVTPRLEALKESGWWFENLYATGTRSVRGIEAVVSGYLPSPARSVVKLSLSQTGFFTLGELLKQKGYDTGFIYGGEAHFDNMRSFFTGNGFDAIVDQQDYDNPVFSGSWGVSDEDLFAKTHEDIQKLHASGEPFFRLVFSSSNHTPFEYPDNRIEQYDEEKNTVNNAVKYADHALGDFIDTAQNSAYWKDTVFLIVADHDARVWGDELVPIKNFQIPGLILGADIESRRIKTITSQIDLAPTLLSLMGIASEHPMVGRDLVRFPDQPGRAVMQFNDYYAWMDDRYNVTVLRPDQKPLAGIYSREAGSTQYLQDAPEEIAVRKALAHALLPLELYQEKAYGLPEQPDPGR from the coding sequence ATGCCCGACCGCGCGTATCGATGTTTCAGCTGGGCCGGTGCCTACGCTCCGATATTAATGCTGATTTTCGCAATACTGTTGATCGGAGGTCTTTCCCGGGCGTTGTTGGTGGCGTGGCAGTTTGACCGGGTTATGGAGACGTCCGTATGGCCCAGCATATTTTTCCATGGTTTAAGGGTTGACCTGATCATGGCTGGCATGGCCGCAGCACCGCTGGTTTTGCTGCTGCCCATTCTGGGCCATCGGTTCAGCTGGACTGCCTGGAAGCGTGTGACAGCGCTGTGGGCGCTGGTTGTCGTTTTTGGATTTCTGTTCATGGAGCTGTCAACGCCAACTTTCATCACAGAATACGATACCCGGCCCAACCGTCTGTTTATCGAATATCTGAATTATCCCAAGGAAGTGCTGAGCATGCTTTGGGAAGGCTATTTGCCAACTGTGGCCACGGGGGTCTTTTTTTGCGTTTCACTGACTGCTGTTTTCGCCTGGTTAATGCGCCCCTGGTTACGAGAGGCCAAGCCAGGCCGCTATGGTAGAGCGATTCTGGTATGGCCAATCGTTGTTCTCGCCGTATTTATGAGTATTCGCTCCACCACTGGCCACCGCCCTGCCAATCCGGCGATGTTTGCGCTGACTTCCGACGCACTCGTGAACTCGCTGATTATCAACTCTACCTGGTCCGTGGCGTTTGCGATCTACAACCTCAAGCATGAAGTAGATGCGAGTGCCCGTTATGGCGATATGGAAATGGCTGACATCCTGGCAGAGGTCAAGAGCGCGCCTTGGCTCAGTGGCTCAAACTTCACCTCCAGTCAGTTTCCGACCTTGCACCATCAAACCCCTGTGCAACAGAGACCGCGCCCTCTTAATTTAGTGATCGTTCTTGAGGAAAGCCTGGGGGCGACCTTTGTCGAATCGCTTGGTGGCACTCCAGTGACTCCTCGTTTGGAAGCCTTGAAAGAATCCGGTTGGTGGTTCGAAAATCTGTACGCAACTGGTACAAGATCTGTTCGGGGTATTGAGGCTGTGGTGTCTGGATACCTGCCTTCTCCGGCGCGCAGTGTTGTGAAACTATCATTATCACAAACCGGTTTTTTTACGCTGGGTGAGCTGCTGAAACAAAAAGGCTATGACACCGGCTTCATCTACGGCGGAGAAGCCCACTTCGACAATATGCGCAGCTTTTTCACCGGCAACGGCTTTGACGCGATCGTGGACCAGCAGGACTACGATAACCCCGTGTTTAGCGGTAGCTGGGGGGTCAGTGATGAAGATTTATTCGCAAAGACCCATGAAGACATTCAAAAGCTCCATGCTTCCGGGGAACCCTTTTTCCGCCTGGTTTTCTCGTCGTCCAATCACACCCCGTTTGAATATCCGGACAACAGAATTGAGCAGTACGACGAAGAGAAAAACACCGTTAACAATGCCGTCAAATACGCAGATCACGCCTTGGGTGATTTCATAGATACCGCGCAGAACAGCGCCTATTGGAAAGATACAGTGTTTCTGATTGTTGCTGACCATGACGCTAGGGTGTGGGGCGATGAGCTGGTTCCCATCAAGAATTTTCAGATTCCGGGGCTGATACTCGGCGCGGACATTGAAAGCCGTCGTATCAAAACGATCACAAGCCAGATTGACCTTGCACCAACGCTGCTTTCGCTCATGGGCATTGCCAGCGAACACCCGATGGTAGGCCGTGATCTGGTGAGATTTCCGGACCAGCCCGGTCGGGCGGTGATGCAATTCAACGATTATTACGCATGGATGGACGACCGCTACAACGTGACCGTATTACGCCCCGATCAAAAGCCGTTGGCAGGAATATATTCACGAGAAGCCGGAAGCACTCAATATCTGCAAGATGCACCCGAAGAAATTGCCGTAAGAAAAGCGTTGGCCCATGCACTTCTTCCTCTGGAACTGTATCAGGAGAAGGCCTATGGGCTGCCTGAACAGCCTGACCCGGGCCGCTAG
- a CDS encoding P-loop NTPase yields MQTTDRNHPHTPGTSSASAGNSDKLPGIRHIIAVGSGKGGVGKSTVSVNLALALQQLGARVGIVDADILGPSIPGMLGIATGEKPTTTQSGKMIPAEGHGLKVVSMAMLTEDDQPAVLRGPMVGKYLKMFVDGVQWGSLDYLILDLPPGTGDVQLTLAQSMPLSGVVIVTTPQAVSLKIARRGLRMFEKVQVKILGLVENMRTFTCPHCGENTDIFRHGGGEQMSEELGVPFLGALPLDADVVTSGDEGRPIVAQQPASVSAKVYATIATALVEQLNGSVTVLKPFVWTWDSNEGAPDWTEDAARPAGSQNTPIGLLRRDPRTLSILWEDGHRDDFDVRDLRLACHCALCVEEMSGRKLLDPKTIRHDVAPRQIVSIGNYAIKFDWNDGHNSGIYTFNNLRILGSRAAASDIENV; encoded by the coding sequence ATGCAGACCACTGACCGTAATCACCCCCACACGCCTGGCACGTCATCCGCGTCAGCTGGTAACTCGGATAAACTGCCGGGGATACGTCATATCATCGCCGTCGGAAGTGGCAAGGGCGGCGTCGGAAAATCCACGGTGAGTGTGAATTTAGCGCTGGCACTGCAGCAGCTTGGGGCGCGCGTCGGAATCGTAGACGCCGACATTCTTGGCCCTAGTATTCCCGGTATGCTCGGCATCGCAACCGGTGAGAAGCCAACGACGACCCAGAGTGGCAAGATGATCCCTGCGGAGGGGCATGGCCTGAAGGTAGTGTCGATGGCCATGCTCACCGAAGACGACCAACCGGCTGTTTTACGCGGACCGATGGTGGGGAAATACCTGAAAATGTTCGTCGACGGCGTGCAATGGGGATCGCTGGACTACCTGATTCTTGACCTTCCACCCGGCACCGGCGACGTCCAGTTGACGCTGGCACAGAGTATGCCGCTGTCGGGTGTGGTGATCGTAACAACACCTCAGGCCGTTAGCCTCAAGATCGCCCGCCGAGGCTTGCGGATGTTCGAGAAGGTGCAGGTCAAGATTCTTGGGCTCGTCGAAAACATGCGCACCTTTACCTGTCCTCACTGCGGGGAGAATACGGATATTTTCCGTCACGGCGGTGGCGAGCAGATGAGCGAAGAGCTTGGCGTCCCGTTTCTGGGTGCCTTACCTCTCGATGCCGATGTCGTTACCAGCGGTGATGAGGGTCGCCCGATAGTGGCACAGCAACCAGCGTCGGTCAGCGCCAAGGTGTATGCCACCATCGCCACGGCGCTTGTGGAGCAGCTCAACGGGTCGGTCACGGTGCTGAAGCCGTTTGTCTGGACGTGGGACAGCAACGAGGGCGCCCCTGACTGGACGGAAGATGCGGCACGGCCTGCTGGATCGCAGAACACCCCGATCGGTTTACTGCGTCGCGATCCGCGCACGTTATCCATCCTCTGGGAGGATGGTCATCGCGACGACTTTGACGTCCGCGATCTGCGCCTGGCCTGCCATTGCGCCCTTTGTGTCGAGGAAATGAGCGGGCGCAAGCTACTCGATCCTAAGACAATACGCCATGATGTGGCGCCGCGACAGATCGTGAGCATAGGTAACTATGCAATCAAGTTTGATTGGAACGACGGCCATAACAGCGGAATATATACGTTTAATAATCTGCGTATCTTGGGTTCGCGCGCCGCAGCAAGCGATATTGAAAATGTCTGA
- a CDS encoding NifU family protein: MSDFLRADQPVSIRAESSLADPDTCKFIVSRSLHPGGPFFFGNKERAVGSPLGEQLFALPGVANLLIADNVVTVCKEPAASWSGLKADIGMAIRTQLRTGVPAILEMPVHNGTQGRSDVELIAAVQELLDKEVNRSIANHGGKISIVEIRQGKLSIFMSGGCQGCASSQVTLRQGFEVMLKRVAPEIEEVIDVTDHAAGKQPFYPRHQEPL, from the coding sequence ATGTCTGATTTTTTACGGGCGGATCAGCCGGTCAGCATTCGCGCAGAGTCTTCGCTGGCCGACCCCGACACCTGTAAGTTCATTGTGAGCCGTAGTTTGCACCCCGGCGGCCCGTTCTTTTTTGGCAATAAAGAACGAGCCGTTGGCTCACCGCTCGGCGAGCAACTGTTTGCACTCCCGGGCGTGGCCAATCTGCTCATTGCCGATAACGTAGTGACCGTGTGCAAAGAGCCGGCCGCCTCGTGGTCAGGGTTGAAAGCGGACATCGGAATGGCTATCCGTACACAGTTGCGGACGGGCGTGCCGGCGATTCTGGAAATGCCGGTTCATAACGGCACGCAAGGGAGGTCCGATGTAGAGCTTATTGCGGCTGTTCAGGAGCTTCTGGACAAAGAGGTCAATCGCTCAATCGCGAACCACGGCGGAAAAATTTCCATTGTGGAGATCCGGCAAGGCAAGCTTTCCATTTTCATGAGCGGCGGCTGTCAGGGATGCGCTTCCTCTCAGGTAACGCTGAGGCAAGGGTTCGAAGTCATGCTTAAAAGAGTCGCCCCAGAAATCGAGGAAGTTATTGATGTAACTGACCACGCAGCGGGAAAGCAGCCTTTTTATCCGCGCCATCAGGAGCCCTTATGA